A genomic region of Staphylococcus roterodami contains the following coding sequences:
- a CDS encoding GNAT family N-acetyltransferase has translation MIRCAKKEDLNTILAIYNDAIINTTAVYTYKPQTIDERIAWFETKQRNHEPIFVFEENGSVLGFATFGSFRPWPAYQYTIEHSIYVDASARGKGIASQLLQRLIVEAKAKGYRTLVAGIDASNEASIKLHQKFNFKHAGTLTNVGYKFDYWLDLAFYELDLKD, from the coding sequence ATGATTCGATGTGCTAAAAAAGAAGATTTAAACACTATATTAGCGATATACAACGATGCCATTATTAATACAACAGCTGTTTATACTTATAAACCGCAAACCATAGACGAACGTATCGCATGGTTTGAAACGAAACAACGTAATCATGAGCCTATCTTTGTATTTGAGGAAAATGGAAGTGTATTAGGGTTTGCGACGTTCGGTTCGTTTAGACCTTGGCCAGCATATCAATATACTATCGAGCATTCTATTTATGTCGATGCTTCAGCTAGAGGAAAAGGTATCGCTAGTCAATTATTACAGCGTTTAATTGTAGAGGCAAAAGCTAAAGGTTATCGTACACTTGTTGCTGGTATTGATGCTTCTAATGAAGCGAGTATTAAATTACATCAAAAATTCAATTTCAAGCATGCCGGCACACTAACCAATGTAGGCTATAAATTTGATTACTGGTTAGATTTAGCTTTTTATGAATTAGATTTAAAAGACTAG
- a CDS encoding fructose-1,6-bisphosphatase, which yields MTQITEKELKKKYLDLLSQNFDTPEKLATEIINLESILELPKGTEHFVSDLHGEYEAFQHVLRNGSGNVRAKINDIFKERLSTKELNDLTALVYYPEDKLKLIKSDFQSCGQLNVWYITTIEHLIELIKYCSSKYTRSKLRKALPKQYVYIIEELLYKSNEYQNKKSYYETLVNQVIELKQADDLIIGLAYSVQRLVVDHLHVVGDIYDRGPQPDKIMDTLINYHSLDIQWGNHDVLWVGAYAGSKVCLANLLRICARYDNLDIIEDAYGINLRPLLTLAEKYYDADNPAFKPKKRPDKHERLTQREESQITKIHQAIAMIQFKLEIPIIKRRPNFEMEERLVLEKVNYDTNEITVYGNTYPLKDTCFQTINRDNPAELLPEEEEVMNKLLLSFQQSEKLRRHMSFLMRKGSLYLPYNGNLLIHGCIPVDENGEMESFEIDGHTYSGQELLDVFECHVRKSFDEKENTDDLSTDLVWYLWTGKYSSLFGKRAMTTFERYFIADKASHKEEKNPYYHLREDVNMVRKMLSDFGLNADEGRIINGHTPVKEINGEDPIKADGKMLVIDGGFSKAYQSTTGIAGYTLLYNSFGMQLVAHQQFNAKEKILSEGIDELSIKRVVDKELQRKKIRDTNIGKDLQAQIDILKMLMHDRYLD from the coding sequence ATGACTCAAATTACTGAAAAAGAATTAAAAAAGAAGTATTTAGATTTACTATCTCAAAATTTTGATACTCCAGAAAAACTTGCAACTGAAATTATCAATTTAGAATCAATTTTAGAATTACCTAAAGGTACGGAACATTTCGTCAGCGATTTACATGGTGAATATGAAGCTTTCCAACACGTATTACGTAATGGTTCTGGGAACGTGCGAGCGAAAATCAATGATATTTTCAAAGAGAGACTTTCAACTAAGGAGCTTAATGACTTAACTGCTCTTGTCTACTATCCAGAAGACAAATTAAAATTGATTAAAAGTGATTTCCAAAGTTGCGGTCAACTTAATGTCTGGTATATCACAACAATAGAACATTTAATTGAGTTGATTAAATATTGTTCTTCAAAATATACGCGTTCAAAACTGCGTAAAGCATTGCCAAAGCAATACGTTTATATTATTGAGGAACTACTGTATAAAAGTAATGAATATCAAAATAAAAAATCATATTACGAAACACTTGTTAATCAAGTAATTGAACTTAAACAGGCAGATGATTTAATTATAGGGCTTGCTTATTCTGTACAACGCTTAGTCGTCGATCATTTACACGTTGTCGGTGATATTTATGATCGTGGACCACAACCAGATAAAATTATGGATACACTGATTAATTATCATTCCCTAGATATTCAATGGGGTAATCATGATGTGCTTTGGGTTGGAGCCTATGCTGGGTCAAAAGTATGCTTAGCAAACTTACTTCGAATTTGTGCACGTTATGATAATTTAGATATTATCGAAGACGCTTATGGCATTAATTTAAGACCACTGCTTACTTTAGCTGAAAAATACTATGACGCAGATAATCCTGCTTTTAAACCTAAAAAAAGACCTGACAAACATGAACGTTTAACTCAACGTGAAGAAAGTCAAATTACTAAAATTCATCAAGCTATTGCGATGATTCAATTCAAATTAGAAATACCAATTATTAAACGTCGTCCAAATTTCGAAATGGAAGAACGTCTTGTGCTTGAAAAGGTTAATTATGATACAAATGAAATTACAGTTTATGGTAATACATACCCGTTGAAAGACACATGTTTCCAAACTATCAATCGTGATAATCCAGCAGAATTACTACCTGAAGAAGAAGAAGTCATGAATAAACTATTATTGTCATTCCAACAATCTGAAAAATTACGTCGTCATATGTCTTTCTTGATGCGTAAAGGTTCTCTTTACTTACCATATAATGGCAATTTACTCATTCATGGTTGTATTCCAGTTGATGAAAATGGTGAGATGGAATCATTTGAAATTGATGGTCATACTTACAGCGGCCAAGAATTATTAGATGTGTTTGAGTGTCATGTCCGTAAATCATTTGATGAAAAAGAAAATACTGATGACTTATCGACGGATTTAGTTTGGTATTTATGGACTGGGAAATATTCGTCATTATTTGGTAAACGTGCCATGACAACGTTTGAGCGATACTTCATTGCAGATAAAGCTTCTCATAAAGAAGAAAAAAATCCATACTATCATCTACGTGAAGATGTGAATATGGTACGTAAAATGCTCAGTGATTTTGGATTAAATGCAGATGAAGGTCGTATTATTAATGGTCACACACCAGTGAAAGAAATCAATGGCGAAGATCCTATCAAAGCTGATGGAAAGATGCTTGTCATTGATGGTGGCTTTTCAAAAGCTTATCAGTCAACAACTGGCATTGCAGGATATACACTATTGTATAATTCATTCGGTATGCAACTCGTTGCTCACCAACAATTTAACGCTAAAGAAAAAATACTTTCCGAAGGTATCGATGAACTTTCTATAAAGCGCGTCGTAGATAAAGAATTACAACGTAAGAAGATTCGTGATACCAATATTGGTAAAGATCTTCAAGCTCAAATAGATATTTTGAAAATGTTAATGCATGATCGTTACTTAGACTAA
- the tnpA gene encoding IS200/IS605 family transposase, whose protein sequence is MSSDTNSLAHTKWNCKYHIVFAPKYRRQVIYGKIKKDIGIILRQLCERKGVEIIEAEACKDHIHMLVSIPPKLGVSSFVGYLKGKSSLMIFDRHANLKYRYGNRKFWCKGFYVDTVGRNKKGIENYIRNQLQEDIVADQISMEEYLDPFTGEKNRKRKKKE, encoded by the coding sequence ATGTCATCTGACACAAACAGTTTAGCACATACAAAATGGAATTGTAAGTATCATATTGTCTTTGCACCTAAATACAGAAGACAAGTGATATATGGAAAAATAAAAAAAGATATAGGGATTATATTGCGTCAATTATGTGAAAGAAAAGGTGTAGAGATAATTGAAGCAGAGGCATGTAAAGATCATATCCATATGTTAGTTAGTATACCACCCAAACTTGGAGTATCATCATTTGTTGGCTATTTAAAAGGAAAAAGTAGTTTAATGATATTTGATAGACATGCTAACTTAAAGTATAGATATGGAAATAGAAAATTTTGGTGTAAAGGATTTTATGTGGATACAGTAGGTAGAAATAAAAAAGGAATTGAAAATTATATTCGTAATCAATTACAAGAGGATATCGTTGCAGACCAAATCTCAATGGAAGAATATTTAGATCCTTTCACTGGAGAGAAAAATAGAAAAAGAAAGAAAAAAGAGTAA
- a CDS encoding MarR family transcriptional regulator, with amino-acid sequence MDRTKQSLNVFVGMNRALDTLEQITKEDVKRYGLNITEFAVLELLYNKGPQPIQRIRDRVLIASSSISYVVSQLEDKGWITREKDKDDKRVYMASLTEIGQSQMADIFPKHAETLTKAFDVLTEDELATLQLAFKKLSAQSTEV; translated from the coding sequence ATGGATCGAACGAAACAATCGCTCAATGTCTTTGTCGGAATGAATAGGGCGTTAGACACATTAGAGCAAATTACAAAAGAAGACGTAAAGCGATATGGCTTAAATATTACTGAATTTGCAGTGCTTGAGTTGCTTTATAACAAAGGTCCACAACCAATTCAACGTATTAGAGACCGCGTATTAATTGCAAGTAGCAGTATTTCATATGTTGTAAGTCAATTAGAGGACAAAGGTTGGATTACACGGGAAAAGGACAAAGATGATAAACGTGTATACATGGCTAGTTTAACTGAAATAGGCCAAAGTCAAATGGCAGATATTTTCCCTAAGCATGCTGAGACATTAACAAAGGCATTTGATGTGTTAACAGAAGATGAACTGGCAACGTTACAACTAGCGTTTAAGAAACTAAGTGCACAATCTACAGAAGTGTAA
- a CDS encoding peptide ABC transporter permease, with amino-acid sequence MSTLKLEFKKSISNKIIYTLGVLFIFLFLLGYFLPIGIDKVKNLSYSQFFFSSYTVATQLGFLLFSFVIAYFINKEYSNKNILFYKLIGDNIFTFFYKKVAVLFFECLVFIILSITIISIIYSDFSHYLLLIILFSLVILQYILVVGTISMVSPNILISLGISIVYWIGSVILVAINKNIFGIVAPFEASNTMYRAIEKILNNESTFICPTEIINTVSFFVLLLIVNTIVLLLSRKRWLKIGM; translated from the coding sequence GTGTCCACTTTGAAATTAGAATTTAAAAAAAGTATTTCCAATAAAATTATTTACACGCTTGGTGTGCTATTCATATTCCTTTTCTTACTTGGGTATTTTTTACCAATAGGTATAGACAAAGTTAAAAATTTAAGCTATAGCCAGTTTTTCTTCAGTTCATATACTGTTGCAACGCAATTAGGGTTCTTACTATTTTCATTTGTTATTGCATATTTTATTAATAAAGAGTATTCGAATAAAAATATCCTGTTTTATAAATTGATTGGCGATAATATCTTTACCTTCTTCTATAAAAAGGTAGCAGTGTTATTTTTTGAATGTTTAGTGTTCATAATTCTAAGTATCACAATTATTTCAATAATATATTCGGATTTCTCACATTACTTACTATTAATAATCTTATTTTCACTCGTTATCTTACAATATATCTTAGTTGTTGGAACGATTAGTATGGTTTCACCTAACATTTTAATCAGCTTAGGAATCAGCATTGTATATTGGATTGGTTCAGTCATCTTAGTTGCCATTAATAAAAATATATTTGGTATCGTTGCTCCATTTGAGGCGAGCAACACGATGTATCGTGCCATAGAAAAAATATTGAATAACGAGTCAACATTTATATGTCCTACTGAAATTATAAATACAGTATCATTCTTCGTTCTTCTACTTATAGTTAATACTATTGTCTTATTACTAAGTAGAAAGAGATGGTTGAAAATCGGTATGTAG
- a CDS encoding Cof-type HAD-IIB family hydrolase, translating to MVKAIAVDMDGTFLDSKKTYDKPRFEAIFTELRNRDITFIAASGNQYAKLKSIFGDRDMYFISENGAVIYKGNELYNYKSFNRQVFQQVVDYLNMNQGIDQLVICGLKSAYILKRTSEAFKEDTRFYYHQLKEIDSLQQLPEDDYVKIAFNINRETHPKVDEEVATQFSNDIKLVSSGHDSIDIIMPNMTKGQALKRLLDKWGMSPSELMAFGDANNDKDMLAFSKHSYVMENSHDEELFNIASAVAPSNDKQGVLTIIEQEVLNK from the coding sequence ATGGTTAAGGCTATTGCGGTAGATATGGACGGGACGTTTTTAGATTCGAAAAAGACATACGATAAACCTAGATTTGAAGCGATTTTTACTGAACTTAGAAATAGAGATATTACATTTATTGCTGCGAGTGGTAATCAATATGCGAAGTTGAAGTCTATTTTCGGGGACAGAGATATGTATTTTATTTCTGAAAATGGTGCAGTTATTTATAAAGGCAATGAGTTATATAATTATAAAAGCTTTAATCGTCAGGTGTTTCAACAAGTTGTCGATTACTTAAATATGAACCAAGGTATTGATCAACTCGTCATCTGTGGTTTGAAAAGCGCGTATATTTTGAAACGTACTTCTGAAGCATTTAAAGAAGATACGAGATTTTATTATCATCAGTTAAAAGAAATTGACAGTCTACAACAATTACCTGAGGATGATTATGTCAAAATAGCATTTAATATTAATCGTGAGACGCATCCGAAAGTTGACGAAGAAGTAGCGACGCAATTCAGCAATGATATTAAACTTGTCTCAAGTGGGCACGATAGTATTGATATTATTATGCCAAACATGACTAAAGGACAGGCTTTAAAACGATTGTTAGATAAATGGGGAATGTCTCCTTCAGAGCTCATGGCCTTCGGAGATGCGAATAATGATAAAGATATGCTTGCGTTCTCTAAGCATAGTTATGTGATGGAAAATAGTCATGATGAAGAATTGTTCAATATTGCCTCGGCTGTCGCTCCAAGTAACGATAAGCAAGGTGTTTTAACAATTATCGAACAAGAAGTATTGAACAAGTAG
- a CDS encoding VOC family protein: MAFHDKTATQVTNIELNVRDLELMTTFYKNILGLSVKSSDDNTTVLSVGNGGHTLTLHLLEDGRQTSPREAGLFHIAFLLPTTEDLANFLYFVAQKHMGIGAGDHLVSEALYFNDPEGNGIEVYRDRPSSSWEWQNGKVKMDTLEVDSQTLLTHRTDEGWQGMPAKGMIGHLHLKTHDLDAAYQCYIEQLGFQHVSDFPRALFMSTNHYHHHIAANTWQSNQARQNNAQSYGLTHVDIYQPDASTHTFTAPEGFDITVHSNTDLVPEK; the protein is encoded by the coding sequence ATGGCATTTCACGATAAAACAGCAACACAAGTGACAAACATTGAACTGAACGTAAGAGACTTAGAATTGATGACAACATTTTACAAAAACATTTTAGGACTATCAGTTAAAAGTTCTGACGATAACACAACCGTATTATCAGTTGGTAATGGTGGCCACACACTAACGTTGCATTTATTAGAAGACGGCCGTCAGACTTCCCCACGTGAAGCAGGGCTATTTCATATAGCATTTTTATTACCAACTACTGAGGATTTAGCTAACTTCTTATATTTTGTGGCACAAAAACATATGGGCATTGGCGCTGGTGATCATTTAGTCAGTGAAGCTTTATATTTCAACGACCCCGAAGGTAATGGTATTGAAGTCTATCGCGATAGACCTTCATCTTCATGGGAATGGCAAAATGGCAAAGTAAAAATGGATACTTTAGAAGTTGATAGCCAAACTTTATTAACACATCGTACTGATGAAGGTTGGCAAGGAATGCCAGCAAAAGGCATGATTGGGCACTTACATTTAAAAACACATGATTTGGACGCAGCATATCAATGTTACATTGAACAATTAGGATTCCAACATGTGTCTGATTTTCCACGAGCGCTATTTATGTCGACGAATCATTATCACCATCATATTGCTGCTAATACTTGGCAATCTAATCAAGCAAGACAAAACAATGCACAAAGTTATGGATTAACACATGTTGATATTTATCAACCCGACGCCTCAACACATACATTTACGGCACCAGAAGGGTTTGACATCACAGTTCATTCAAATACTGACCTTGTTCCAGAAAAATAA
- a CDS encoding ATP-binding cassette domain-containing protein: protein MKLNNYSLKVKNKQLVDNCDLNFYLGQINHIVGKNGVGKSLLAKDFLLNNSGNIPKSISQNVTLISSSSNIPNDITKDFLLSLLKSKFNNNRQTFDKIYNILNIEAIPSNVLLKNLSDGQKQKLKLLSFLLEDHDLIILDEITNALDKKTVNEIYEFLNDFIQSHQTKTIINITHNLSDLSALPGKYFIFKDLQIEEYQSKEEVINDYINL from the coding sequence ATGAAACTAAATAACTATTCTTTAAAAGTTAAAAACAAACAACTAGTTGACAATTGTGATTTAAATTTCTATCTTGGTCAGATTAATCACATTGTTGGTAAAAATGGTGTGGGAAAATCTTTATTAGCTAAAGATTTCTTACTAAATAATAGTGGAAATATTCCTAAGTCCATTTCTCAAAATGTAACCTTAATATCAAGTTCATCAAATATTCCTAATGATATAACAAAAGATTTTTTATTATCATTGTTAAAATCAAAATTTAATAACAATCGACAAACCTTCGATAAGATTTATAACATACTAAACATCGAAGCAATACCGTCTAACGTACTATTAAAAAACTTGAGTGATGGTCAAAAACAAAAGCTTAAATTATTAAGTTTCTTATTGGAAGATCATGATTTAATTATATTAGATGAAATTACAAACGCTTTAGACAAGAAAACAGTTAATGAAATTTATGAATTTTTAAATGATTTTATTCAAAGCCATCAAACTAAAACTATTATCAATATTACACATAATTTATCCGATTTAAGTGCTTTGCCGGGTAAATACTTTATTTTTAAAGACCTTCAAATAGAAGAGTACCAATCAAAAGAAGAAGTCATAAATGATTACATTAATTTATAA
- a CDS encoding D-lactate dehydrogenase → MIKIMFFGTRDYEKEMALNWGKKNNVEVTTSKELLSSATVDQLKDYDGVTTMQFGKLENDVYPKLESYGIKQIAQRTAGFDMYDLDLAKKHNIVISNVPSYSPETIAEYSVSIALQLVRRFPDIERRVQAHDFTWQAEIMSKPVKNMTVAIIGTGRIGAATAKIYAGFGATITAYDAYPNKDLDFLTYKDSVKEAIKDADIISLHVPANKESYHLFDKAMFDHVKKGAILVNAARGAVINTPDLIAAVNDGTLLGAAIDTYENEAAYFTNDWTNKDIDDKTLLELIEHERILVTPHIAFFSDEAVQNLVEGGLNAALSVINTGTCETRLN, encoded by the coding sequence ATGATAAAAATTATGTTCTTTGGTACGCGTGATTATGAGAAAGAGATGGCATTAAATTGGGGGAAAAAGAATAACGTCGAAGTAACTACTTCTAAAGAGCTATTATCAAGTGCTACTGTCGATCAATTAAAAGATTACGATGGCGTAACTACAATGCAATTTGGTAAGTTAGAAAATGACGTTTATCCTAAATTAGAATCTTACGGTATTAAACAAATTGCACAACGTACTGCTGGATTTGATATGTATGATTTAGATTTAGCTAAAAAACACAATATTGTGATATCTAACGTTCCAAGTTATTCACCTGAAACAATTGCAGAGTATTCTGTTTCTATCGCCCTACAATTAGTGCGTCGCTTCCCAGATATTGAACGCCGTGTACAAGCACATGATTTTACTTGGCAAGCAGAAATCATGTCTAAACCAGTTAAAAATATGACTGTTGCAATTATCGGTACTGGTCGTATCGGTGCTGCTACAGCTAAAATATATGCAGGATTTGGTGCTACAATTACAGCTTATGACGCTTATCCTAATAAAGATTTAGACTTTTTAACATACAAAGATAGTGTTAAAGAAGCTATTAAAGATGCTGATATTATTTCTTTACATGTTCCAGCGAACAAAGAAAGCTATCATTTATTCGATAAAGCTATGTTTGATCATGTGAAAAAAGGTGCAATCTTAGTTAACGCAGCACGTGGTGCAGTCATCAATACACCTGATTTAATCGCTGCAGTGAACGATGGTACTTTGTTAGGTGCTGCGATTGATACTTATGAAAATGAAGCAGCATACTTCACAAATGACTGGACTAATAAAGACATTGACGATAAAACATTATTAGAGTTAATCGAACATGAAAGAATTTTAGTAACACCACATATTGCTTTCTTCTCTGATGAAGCAGTACAAAACCTTGTTGAAGGTGGTTTAAACGCAGCATTATCTGTCATTAACACTGGTACATGTGAAACACGTTTAAATTAA
- the srtA gene encoding class A sortase SrtA: MKKWTNRLMTIAGVVLILVAAYLFAKPHIDNYLHDKDKDEKIEQYDKNVKEQASKDNKQQAKPQIPKDKSKVAGYIEIPDADIKEPVYPGPATPEQLNRGVSFAEENESLDDQNISIAGHTFIDRPNYQFTNLKAAKKGSMVYFKVGNETRKYKMTSIRDVKPTDVEVLDEQKGKDKQLTLITCDDYNEKTGVWEKRKIFVATEVK; encoded by the coding sequence ATGAAAAAATGGACAAATCGATTAATGACAATCGCTGGTGTAGTACTTATCCTAGTGGCAGCATATTTGTTTGCTAAACCACATATCGATAATTATCTTCACGATAAAGATAAAGATGAAAAGATTGAACAATATGATAAAAATGTAAAAGAACAGGCGAGTAAAGACAATAAGCAGCAAGCTAAACCTCAGATTCCGAAAGATAAATCAAAAGTGGCAGGCTATATTGAAATTCCAGATGCTGATATTAAAGAACCAGTATATCCAGGACCAGCAACACCTGAACAATTAAATAGAGGTGTAAGCTTTGCAGAAGAAAATGAATCACTAGATGATCAAAATATTTCAATTGCAGGACACACTTTCATTGACCGTCCGAACTATCAATTTACAAATCTTAAAGCAGCCAAAAAAGGTAGTATGGTGTACTTTAAAGTTGGTAATGAAACACGTAAGTATAAAATGACAAGTATAAGAGATGTTAAGCCTACAGATGTGGAAGTTCTAGATGAACAAAAAGGTAAAGATAAACAATTAACATTAATTACTTGTGATGATTACAATGAAAAGACAGGCGTTTGGGAAAAACGTAAAATCTTTGTAGCTACAGAAGTCAAATAA
- a CDS encoding ring-cleaving dioxygenase has protein sequence MTNNHELLGIHHVTAMTDDAERNYKFFTEVLGMRLVKKTVNQDDIYTYHTFFADDVGSAGTDMTFFDFPDIPKGQAGTNSITRPSFRVPNDDALTYYEQRFDEFGVKHEGIQELFGKKVLPFEEVDGQVYQLISDELNEGVAPGVPWKNGPVPEDKAIYGLGPIEIKVSYFDDFKNILETVYGMTTIEHDDNVALLEVGEGGNGGQVILIKDDKGPAARQGYGEVHHVSFRVKNHDALNTWATKYKEVGINNSGIVNRFYFEALYARVGHILIEISTDGPGFMEDEPYETLGEGLSLPPFLENKREYIESEIRPFNTKR, from the coding sequence ATGACAAATAATCATGAACTATTAGGTATTCACCATGTAACAGCAATGACAGATGATGCAGAACGTAATTATAAATTTTTTACAGAAGTATTAGGCATGCGTTTAGTTAAAAAGACAGTCAATCAAGATGATATTTATACGTATCATACATTTTTTGCAGATGATGTAGGTTCAGCAGGTACAGATATGACATTCTTCGATTTCCCAGATATTCCTAAAGGGCAGGCTGGTACAAATTCTATTACAAGACCGTCTTTTAGAGTGCCTAACGATGACGCATTAACATATTATGAACAGCGCTTTGATGAGTTTGGTGTCAAACACGAAGGTATTCAAGAACTATTTGGTAAAAAAGTATTGCCATTTGAAGAAGTAGATGGCCAAGTGTATCAATTAATTTCAGATGAGTTAAATGAAGGTGTAGCACCTGGTGTGCCATGGAAGAATGGACCGGTGCCAGAAGATAAAGCGATTTACGGATTAGGTCCAATTGAAATTAAAGTAAGTTATTTTGATGACTTTAAAAATATTTTAGAAACTGTTTACGGTATGACAACTATTGAGCATGATGATAATGTCGCATTACTTGAAGTTGGTGAAGGCGGCAATGGTGGCCAAGTAATCTTAATCAAGGATGACAAAGGGCCAGCAGCTCGTCAAGGTTATGGTGAGGTACATCATGTGTCATTTCGTGTGAAAAATCATGATGCATTAAATACGTGGGCAACGAAATACAAAGAGGTAGGTATTAATAATTCAGGTATCGTTAATCGTTTCTATTTTGAAGCATTATATGCACGTGTTGGTCATATTTTAATAGAAATTTCAACAGATGGACCAGGATTTATGGAAGATGAACCTTATGAAACATTAGGTGAAGGTTTATCGTTGCCACCGTTTTTAGAAAATAAAAGAGAGTATATAGAATCAGAAATAAGACCATTTAATACGAAGCGTTAA
- a CDS encoding NAD(P)H-dependent oxidoreductase, translating into MSNMNQTIMDAFHFRHATKQFDPQKKVSKEDFETILESGRLSPSSLGLEPWKFVVIQDQALRDELKAHSWGAAKQLDTASHFVLIFARKNVTSRSPYVQHMLRDIKKYEAETIPAVEQKFDAFQADFHISDNEQALYDWSSKQTYIALGNMMTTAALLGIDSCPMEGFSLDTVTDILANKGILDTNQFGLSVMVAFGYRQQNPPKNKTRQAYEDVIEWVGPRD; encoded by the coding sequence ATGAGCAATATGAATCAAACAATTATGGATGCATTTCATTTCAGACATGCGACTAAGCAATTCGATCCACAAAAGAAAGTTTCGAAAGAAGATTTTGAAACAATATTAGAGTCAGGTAGATTGTCTCCAAGTTCTCTTGGGTTAGAACCTTGGAAGTTTGTCGTGATTCAAGATCAAGCGTTACGTGATGAATTAAAAGCGCACAGTTGGGGCGCAGCGAAACAATTAGATACAGCGAGCCATTTTGTGTTAATTTTTGCGCGAAAAAATGTAACGTCAAGATCACCGTATGTGCAACATATGTTACGAGATATTAAAAAATATGAAGCAGAAACGATTCCAGCTGTTGAACAAAAATTTGATGCTTTCCAAGCGGACTTCCATATTAGTGATAATGAACAAGCGTTGTATGACTGGTCAAGTAAACAAACGTATATCGCATTAGGCAATATGATGACGACAGCCGCATTGTTAGGTATAGATTCATGTCCTATGGAAGGTTTTAGTCTGGATACAGTAACAGATATTTTAGCGAATAAAGGCATCTTAGATACTAATCAATTTGGTTTATCAGTGATGGTCGCATTTGGTTACAGACAACAAAATCCACCGAAAAATAAAACACGTCAAGCATATGAAGATGTCATTGAATGGGTTGGACCTAGAGACTAA
- a CDS encoding GNAT family N-acetyltransferase, with amino-acid sequence MSNLEIKQGENKFYIGDDENNALAEITYHFVDNNEINIDHTGVSDELGGQGVGKKLVKAVVEHARENNLKIIASCSFAKHMLEKEDSYQDLYFG; translated from the coding sequence ATGAGTAACCTTGAAATCAAACAAGGCGAGAACAAATTCTATATTGGTGATGATGAAAATAATGCTTTAGCTGAAATCACATACCATTTTGTGGATAATAATGAAATTAACATTGATCATACAGGCGTATCTGATGAACTTGGTGGTCAAGGTGTTGGCAAAAAACTAGTTAAAGCAGTTGTTGAACACGCTCGAGAAAATAATTTGAAAATTATTGCCTCATGTTCATTTGCCAAACATATGTTAGAAAAAGAAGATTCATATCAAGATTTATATTTTGGTTAA
- a CDS encoding alpha/beta hydrolase: MEHIFREGQKGAPTLILLHGTGGDEFDLLPLGEALNENYHLLSIRGQVSENGMNRYFKRLGEGVYDEEDLEFRGQELLAFIKEAAERYDFDIEKAVLVGFSNGSNIAINLMLRSEAPFKKALLYAPLYPVEVMSTKDLSDVSVLLSMGKHDPIVPLAASEQVINLFKTRGAVVEEVWVNGHEITETGLMAGQQILEK; encoded by the coding sequence ATGGAACATATTTTTCGTGAAGGACAAAAAGGTGCGCCAACGCTAATATTGTTGCATGGTACAGGTGGCGATGAGTTCGATTTATTGCCATTAGGCGAAGCATTGAATGAAAATTATCACTTGTTAAGTATTAGAGGACAAGTTTCAGAAAATGGGATGAACCGGTATTTCAAACGTCTTGGTGAAGGTGTTTATGATGAAGAAGATTTGGAATTTCGTGGACAAGAATTGTTAGCGTTCATTAAAGAAGCTGCTGAACGTTATGATTTTGATATTGAAAAAGCTGTGCTTGTTGGATTTTCAAATGGATCAAATATAGCGATTAACTTAATGTTGCGTTCGGAAGCACCATTTAAAAAAGCATTGTTATATGCACCATTATACCCAGTTGAAGTAATGTCAACAAAGGATTTATCAGATGTAAGTGTGTTGCTTTCTATGGGGAAACATGATCCAATTGTGCCATTAGCTGCAAGTGAACAAGTCATTAACTTGTTTAAGACACGTGGGGCAGTAGTCGAAGAAGTTTGGGTGAATGGTCATGAAATTACAGAAACTGGATTAATGGCTGGTCAACAAATACTAGAGAAATAA